Within Candidatus Limnocylindrales bacterium, the genomic segment GGAATGTGTGGTCCTATGGTGGTCCTCTATTCAACCCGACCGATTTCTGTCGGTAGCCTTAAAATGGCTCCACGATCACGGGCCTTTTTGCATCGCCAGCACTTCCTTTTTAACCTGGGTCGGGTAGTCCTTTACACCTATTTCGGATTCATCTGTGGATTTGTGGGGTATCTCTTCCGTCTTCGCACAGAACTCGAAGGTTACGTCGGTTTATTGGGTGGACTTTTCATCGTCTTCATGGGATTTAGCCTGATAGGCTTTTCTCCTCAACTTTCCTTCCTGAATACCCTCCTTTCAAAATCGGCCGGGATCTTCCAGGCCATCTGGAGACAGTATCGCAAACTGGCAGATTCTTCTGGTGTGTTCCTTCTGGGCTGTGCCCATGGATTCCTCCCCTGTCCCCTCCTCTACACGTTGTTTGCCTTTTCAGCTTCTACCGGAGATCCTTTTCGTGGGGCTCTCCTCATGCTGGTTTTCAGCCTGGGGACCGTTCCGGCCATGTGGGGACTGGGAAT encodes:
- a CDS encoding sulfite exporter TauE/SafE family protein, with the protein product MTYFLAFLFGLVGSTHCIGMCGPMVVLYSTRPISVGSLKMAPRSRAFLHRQHFLFNLGRVVLYTYFGFICGFVGYLFRLRTELEGYVGLLGGLFIVFMGFSLIGFSPQLSFLNTLLSKSAGIFQAIWRQYRKLADSSGVFLLGCAHGFLPCPLLYTLFAFSASTGDPFRGALLMLVFSLGTVPAMWGLGILSGWFDEKKRNKVLRFMGLGIALWGTVLLSHGLKTLGLLPPEMSHRIPEIHFFH